In Microbacterium sp. 1.5R, the following are encoded in one genomic region:
- a CDS encoding 3'-5' exonuclease — MRILPWVQPTPEQLTILLENRPGVFVVNGAAGSGKTTTALLRLTALCGRWLSRKRRHDLVDPVRVLVLTFNTTLEGYIRELAKAQVAGNASLATAVRDGDLILDVKTFAKWSLDLLPPGSSPDADDAKTLLWRFADVFGLSSRFVRDEAEYVLGRFPIDDLEDYISCTRDGRGAAPRMDAATRRRLLDEVIYPYLAEKEVAGVRDWHDVTAEAARVDTGLWDIVIVDEAQDFAANQIRTLVKHVAEDHSVTFVMDTAQRIYPRSFTWREAGVTVAASRRLERNYRNTAQIAAFARSLLDGMSVGDDGTLPDFTHAAATGPKPRLLVGRFSDQLGWALENVVGAANLREESVAFLHPLGGGWFSFVKTGLATAGVPFIQLTRASTWPAGEETVALSTIHSAKGLEFDHVIILGLNQQVTPHGDEEGDAQLEYLRRLLAMGIGRARRTVTLGVKSGEESNLISLLDPATFKRVEL, encoded by the coding sequence ATGCGTATTCTCCCTTGGGTTCAGCCCACCCCGGAGCAGTTGACAATTCTGCTCGAGAACCGGCCTGGGGTGTTTGTGGTGAATGGGGCCGCAGGTAGCGGCAAGACGACCACGGCGCTTCTGCGGCTCACAGCCTTGTGTGGGAGGTGGCTGAGTCGCAAACGGCGGCACGACCTTGTCGATCCTGTGAGGGTTTTGGTGCTGACGTTCAACACCACCCTCGAGGGTTACATTCGTGAGCTCGCGAAGGCACAGGTCGCGGGGAACGCGTCCCTCGCGACAGCTGTCCGCGATGGCGATCTGATCCTCGATGTGAAGACCTTCGCCAAGTGGTCGCTGGATCTCTTGCCGCCCGGCTCATCACCCGACGCCGACGACGCGAAGACGCTCCTGTGGCGGTTCGCTGATGTGTTCGGCCTGTCGTCGCGCTTCGTTCGTGACGAAGCCGAATACGTTCTCGGTCGATTCCCTATCGACGATCTGGAGGACTACATCTCCTGCACGCGCGATGGGCGCGGCGCAGCCCCTCGGATGGATGCGGCAACCCGCCGGCGTCTGCTGGACGAAGTGATCTATCCCTATCTCGCGGAGAAGGAGGTCGCGGGTGTGCGGGACTGGCACGATGTGACCGCGGAGGCCGCGAGGGTCGATACCGGGCTGTGGGACATCGTGATCGTCGACGAGGCACAGGATTTCGCGGCGAACCAGATCCGCACCCTCGTCAAGCACGTGGCCGAAGACCACAGTGTCACGTTCGTGATGGACACTGCGCAGCGTATTTACCCGCGTTCGTTCACCTGGAGGGAAGCAGGAGTCACGGTGGCGGCTTCACGGAGGCTGGAGCGGAACTACCGCAATACCGCGCAGATCGCGGCGTTCGCGCGTTCTCTCTTGGATGGGATGTCGGTCGGGGACGATGGCACGCTTCCCGACTTCACTCACGCAGCAGCGACCGGGCCGAAGCCGCGGCTTCTCGTCGGCCGGTTCAGCGACCAACTGGGTTGGGCCCTCGAGAACGTGGTCGGTGCGGCGAACCTTCGGGAAGAGTCTGTCGCGTTCCTTCACCCCCTCGGGGGCGGTTGGTTCAGCTTCGTGAAGACGGGGCTTGCGACGGCGGGGGTGCCGTTCATTCAACTCACTCGCGCGAGCACCTGGCCTGCCGGTGAGGAGACTGTGGCCTTGTCGACGATCCATTCCGCGAAGGGGCTTGAGTTCGACCACGTCATCATCCTGGGGCTGAATCAGCAGGTCACCCCGCACGGCGATGAGGAAGGCGACGCCCAACTGGAGTACCTCCGGCGACTTCTGGCGATGGGGATCGGCCGAGCCCGGCGGACCGTGACGCTCGGTGTGAAGAGCGGCGAGGAGTCGAACCTGATTTCTTTGCTTGACCCGGCGACCTTCAAGCGGGTGGAGTTGTGA